From the Garra rufa chromosome 23, GarRuf1.0, whole genome shotgun sequence genome, the window gtctttttacCTCAAAGCGCTTGAATCCAGGCAATCGCTGCTTGcagatatattatttattaatttgaaaaATCTAGTGGCTAAATTGTTAATTTCATTTGTTAATTTTCTTTGTACATTTTTCCTGAGTAACTTAATAGCGCCGTCATGGTGGTTTCTAACTTCTATATATTCTATATACATACAGCTAAAGCGacagaagacatttataatgttccatCTTTTCTGAGCATCCtgcaaattttatatatataaattttaggCCCTATAGTGCCAACTACATTTCATATCCTAGTTATATGACtggctgcaacaaaacaaacgCGCTCAAAATGCTTTACTTGGCAGAGCGTAATATTCCATGAATATTACATCCGTGTGAACGGTGAGACATAAGGAAATGTCATGCATGTATCattatactttttaattgacaagaaaatatctgagttactttttcaaataagtaacagcaGTTACTTTTAATTTCCCCTCATTTATTTTCCCATGCTgagaaaaaaattgcaagatgttactttagttctagaataaatgtgaacatgcaaaaaaaaattatcactcactaaaaaaacagttaAGTATTCCtcgaaatgaataaaaactgtgaaatttaaCGCAAAcctacaataaataaatgttaaataattcaaatatcctttgtgtatttaatcccattttattaaccaatgtctttgctgtcgaccttcgatgatccaattcgtccatactaataagaaaaaattatctaacatttgttttcgttttttttttttattcctgaacagttgacttttttttcttcggtctactgtacagatatGAATTTACagttctctaagcctgaggcttttggtgtgaaaaggcttttacatttgagaaaaataaaactttttatattaaaaacaaacaagtaagccctgcccagattttaaaagtaacgcaaaagtaacgtaacgcattacttttcattaaaaagtaactaagtaatatAATTagttactgtatatatatatatatatatatatatatatattttaggccCTATAGTGCCAACTAGTACGTAGTCATATGACTGGCAAAACCATGTGATTCAACAAAACTAACGCGCTCAAAACGCTTTACTTGGTAGAGTGTAATATTCCATGAAACATCCGTGTGAACAGTGAGACATGAGGAAATGTCGTGGATGTATTATTATGAGGGGTTGATTAAGCGCCTCCTCCTCCCGTCTGTGGGCTGGAGAACATGGTTGGGATTGTTTTGATGGGACGGTGGCGGAGCCATCTTGTTTTATATCCGTCCTAAGCCCGTTTACTGAGCCAGAGGAAACAGCCATGGAATATGACACTATATCCCGAGCCTAGCCAACTGAAATCAACACATCCGATTGTCGAAGCTTATTTCTGGTCGACGGAATACACACAGCAAGCGGGAATCGGCTGTtcgttgtgattttttttctcaacatTAGCGGCTGCTGCTTTAACTGCATTTTCTCTCGCACATTTTCTCCGGTGTAAGATACTATGAATGGAGGATAAATGTTGCCGAAGGCTGACAGCGGTGGTTTTGTGCTTCTCCTCTTCATTCTGACAATAACAGATCCGCCACGGACAGGTAAAGGTGTTGCTTTAATCAATGCATTTGCTGAAACGGTGTGTTTGCTGCAGTCTGGGCTGGTAAAGGCTTGCAGCTTTGCTTATATTCGGTCATGAGGGGGATGAACAGGCGCTGAGCTGCAGAGGCTCTTTCGCAGGCCGTCAGGGCCTTTATCTACCACTATGTTATCGTGTATTGTGCCTTATGGAGCTTTACGCATTTTAATAACATTCCGTAaggcaagctgttttaacattTACTCCTGAAAGATACATAGTGTCTATTTATGTTACTAGCTTTAAGCCTTTTATATTACATACCATGTGGCAAGCTGTGTTAACATTtattccttaaaggagtagttcactttcagaacaacgaTTTGcagataatctactcacccccttgtgatccaagatgtttatgtcttttttcttcNNNNNNNNNNNNNNNNNNNNNNNNNNNNNNNNNNNNNNNNNNNNNNNNNNNNNNNNNNNNNNNNNNNNNNNNNNNNNNNNNNNNNNNNNNNNNNNNNNNNNNNNNNNNNNNNNNNNNNNNNNNNNNNNNNNNNNNNNNNNNNNNNNNNNNNNNNNNNNNNNNNNNNNNNNNNNNNNNNNNNNNNNNNNNNNNNNNNNNNNNNNNNNNNNNNNNNNNNNNNNNNNNNNNNNNNNNNNNNNNNNNNNNNNNNNNNNNNNNNNNNNNNNNNNNNNNNNNNNNNNNNNNNNNNNNNNNNNNNNNNNNNNNNNNNNNNNNNNNNNNNNNNNNNNNNNNNNNNNNNNNNNNNNNNNNNNNNNNNNNNNNNNNNNNNNNNNNNNNNNNNNNNNNNNNNNNNNNNNNNNNNNNNNNNNNNNNNNNNNNNNNNNNNNNNNNNNNNNNNNNNNNNNNNNNNNNNNNNNNNNNNNNNNNNNNNNNNNNNNNNNNNNNNNNNNNNNNNNNNNTATACAGTAGTTATATCTTTatttggacttcagcactacttctcAAAGATCTGGTCAGTGAGGTTCAGCATCCAgaacatatacatttattttgtgctaAGTATTCGACATTTACCTATCTgcgtaattttaaataaatggagaataacaattgtatttttaaaatagataTCACTACCATGATtcggaaaaataaataaataaataaacaatgaaacaaaattgcatgtAATTTACTAGAGTTCCTACTAAAATGTCTGCAAGTTTTCCATTGGTGTGTGGCTTGTTACGATAGGACAATATATGGccgccgagatacaactatttgaaaatccggaatctgagggtgcaaaaaaatatcaaaatattgagaaaatcgcttttaaagttgtccaaatgaagttcttagcaatgcatattactaagaaaaaaataagttttgatatatttacggcaggaaatgtacaaaatatcttcatggaacattagtGTTATTTCTGACAAACAACTAAAAAGTCCGTTCCGCactttgtaaaaatatttcaaatcgCCAAATCCAACGTAACGCATAGCCTACTACGTGACAGGACCATTTATAGTATCTTCAGCAGTGGTCTAACATTTTGAATATGACAATTGCCACTTAGAAATGTAAAAAGCTATCGATAGCCTACTCATCGATAGCAAACACACAAAATAAGAAAAGCAAGTCATCTTTTATTGTGCTTATTAACACTGTGTCCTTTAGACTTCCCTGTAGTAATCTACAGTAGCTGAAGTGCTGAACGTCTGTGGGAAGAACGTGATTGCAGAACTAATTTATTGCTGACACAGTGTTGTAAATCATGCTGTCTGTCCACTATGTACACACATAACCACCTCTCCTTGGAACAAATAAAGGTGTGCAGTCTAACCCTAAAAGCTTTTGTCATTTATCTTAAAAAGTAAAGTAGAAACTGATAGGCCTAATATTCAAATTCATCAAAACTGATTATTATATAAAGTCACTTTGatcgaaagtacagcaaaaacagtaaaattttgaaatattttactattttgcataactgttttgtatttgaatatattttccagtcacatgatccttcagaaatcattctaatattctgatttgctgctcaaaaagcatttattataattattatgttgaaaacagctgagtagaattttgtcaggtttttttatgaatagaaagttcaacgttataaatgtatttatcatcacttttgatcaattcaaagcgtccttgctaaataaaactattaactcTATAATTCTCAGTTACTGGCAAACCATTGCTCTAGTAAACTAccattttactattttatttgctAAAGTTGAAGCGTCTGATTTGTCAGGGAACTGCCATTGTTGCGTAGACCAGACTGATGACATAAAATGCTGGGAGGAAACTCCATATATGGCAAAACAGACGTGTAATAAGGCTCATAAAGCTGAACTCACCTACTCACTGACATTCAGACAGACTTATAATGTAGGCTCTCCTTGTTCTCACACAGATTGTACTGCATTAGACCTCACTGTTTGACAGAAGAGAGGTAAAGATGTTTTCTTGTAAAATTCCTTTCACAGCAAACAAGAGAATGAAGAACAGGGCGTTGATAGTGTCTGTGGAGAACTTCTATCCAGGTACAGGTCTGGGCAAGAGGAAAGGTGCGAAGAAAGACACTCAAAGACTTCACAAAATCCTCAGCAAGCTCGGCTTCTCTGTGGCCATCAGAATGGACATCGAAGCAGATGAGATCTATGAAGCATTTAAAGCAGGTAATGAAATTGTTAAGACTAATAATGAAAAAAGGTCAATTTCTTTCCCAGCAGATGATTTTTTTCTCGAGTTtttaaaaagacattacataAGGTTATTTATTGGTGTCGAAGTCCCATGCTTGTTAATAATACTATCCTCATTTATCAGCAAGTACAGATTACACACATTTTATCTCTTGGACAAACTCTTATAACTTGATGAAAAACAACTTaattttacagttgaagtcaaaagtttacacacactttgcagaatctgcaaaatgttattttaccaaaataaaagggatcatacaaaatgcatgttattttgtatctAGTACTaaactaaataagatatttcacacaaaagaaatgtacatatagtccataagagacaATAAcagttgtatttatatttataaaaacgaccctgttcaaaagtttacatacacttgattcttaatactgtattgttacctgaatgatccacagctgtttttttatttgtttgtttagtgatagtttgtcctgaacagttaaactgcctgctgttctttagaaaagtccttcagctctcacaaattctttggttttccagcatttttgtgtatttaaaccctttccaatgatgactatgattttgagatccatcttttcacactgaggacaactgagggactcatatgcaactattacagaaggttcaaacgctcactgatgcttcagaaggaaacatgatgcattaagagccgggggtgaaaacttttgaacagaatggaaatgtgtaaaaaaataaataatattttgcctaaatatcatattttttcatttagtactgcccttcagaagctacttacatttTTCCCAAAAGTCAAAATAAGATAAGTacaagcggaataattgacttcgggttCATTGAGTTATTAGGAAATAACGCACACCCAAAGTGGTGATAACTTACTTACACATCACTAACTTCAACTAATTCTATGTTCTCCATCCTCAGAGAGCAAAGAGGCGGGTAAAGACTGTTTTGTGGGCGTCATATCCAGTCATGGCGAGGAGGGTGTTGTGTTCGGCGCTGACGGATGTGCTGTGAAACTGGCTGAGATCTACAGCTACTTTGGAGGCCCGTCAATGGCAGACAAGAGCAAACTCTTCCTGATTCAGGTACATTTTGTGAAAACTTACTTGCAGACAAACTCCAGTGACCTTTTATACTTCTATTCTTCCATAAGAGCCTGAGCTTCAACACTTTAGAATTCCTTTGACTCCCTGGTTTGTTCATTTTAAGCCTAAAAAGGTTGCGTTTTGAATTTTATAATTCATCGGAATGGTGTGAAACTTGATGACATTTGTGGCAATTGTCAtctgaacacacaaaaaaacttgTAGACGTGACTAGAGGTTTTGCACTTATGTCATGATTCAGCCAGTTACCTGGAAGCgcagccatattggtgatactcggatataaacaacagcatggaccgTATGGTTAATGTACTATTGAATACACTGttgtgctaatttatgctgtctaaaccatggaaaagctgcttaatcatatagagaaggaattagtaagcaggaaagggcgcaatattttgacaaactgaagctaataggtcaaaattaagtgcgtttttgcttcaAAACAAGCTAAATTATctaccagtggggtaagaaaaataatcttgttttctgtttgaaatgaaaatgaaaatgaaaatccttcttgatttaagaattattagaaattttggctggaaacaagacaaaaaaatctaagtaagaaaagcattttttgcagtgtacctgaccggaaatgataagaacaaacacgaatgttgtcaagattcttgcccagGAAATCCTCCTTGAGTTTTACAAAaggcttttgttcctcagacagttttttgcactcttttccttgatttgttataacttttggcagtctatagtactccaaatgtctttgcccaaaacatgacaataattgatcattttaagctgcaataatcagcaaaatatgtaatgtttcattcagttcagtggcattgtttacgttcagtgcttcCAATATGGCCAATAGATGAGGTGTCGTGAAAACACTAGCTTGTAACTTGTTGCAGATTATAACTGAATGTTTATGATTATCATAATTCTCTGCTCCCTAGGCGTGTCGAGGACATGAGTTGGATGGAGGTGCGGAGGTGGAGACAGACTCTTCATTCTCACAGGACGAGGACGGCATGTCTGAGCTGTTTTCCATTCCTATTGACACAGCGGTCATGTACGCCACATCTCCAGGTGTGATTTATTAACTCCATCACTTTGTTTGCATAGTTTGTAAGTCACAAACACTTCAGTTCCTCACTCACATTCATTCGTTTCATAGGTTACGGTGCATTCATGCATCCTCTGGGCTCGGTGTTGATTCAAACCCTTTGCGATTTGCTAGAAAATGAAGGAGGTCCAGATCTGGAGATCACAAGACTTCTGACTCGACTAAACTACCAGGTGGCCTACAACTTTGAATCGAGAGGGAAAAATTTTGGCGGCAAGAAGCAGATGCCATGTTTTGTGACTCGCTTTACCAGAGAGGTCTTCCCGTTCATGGACAGAAAGATGACAGCAGCAGAAGATTCGAGCTTGAGCTTTGCAGCAACGCAGCTTATCGATGAACCCAGAAGGTCACGGAAGAGCTCCATCAGCTGAGGATCACTGCAAAGAGACGTTAAGAGTGTTAAGAATATGTGGAGAAACTGAATCATCTGAACTCTTCTATAACATCTCTCAAAGTATCTCACAGGAGACTGATAATGAATCAAATGAAGTCATGTCACGTAAAGTTGCATGTCCAGCTGTTTTAGGACTCCATTTATGTGTCATGTGTTTTTGCTGTTGCTACCTCATTATGTATATATAGTCAGCTTATTATCAATATAgaatactgttcaaaagtgtgAGGTCATTACAAGTTTTACTGTGTTTGaagtaagtctcttatgcttactacaataaaaacagtaatattgttaaatacatttactacattatatatatactgtatatatatatatatatgattattatttatataacctttatatttttttgttacattatccttcagaaatcattctaatatactgatttggtgcTTTTTATTAAGAACCACGAtacattttttctggattctttgatgaacagaaaattctaaataatagtatttgaaatagaaatcttttgtaacataataaatgtcttaactgtcactttCTATCAATTCAGTTTGTCCTTGatcaaaaaaagtattaatttctctcaAAATACCAACAAAAgtaattactgaccccaaacttttcatGTGTATATACCTAATCAAAACGATCATTTGaataatttaagttttaattatATAAGTGACAGGTGTTGCTAGTGATAAACATTCTTAGAATATTTGTGTTAAAAAAGGAGCTTAACACAGTTCATCATAACAATACTAAAATTATTCTACTTTTTAAACACTGACTGAACCGGgaaaaacttgcatattttgctgattattgctgctgaaaatggtaaatgattgtcatgttttgggctgtactaacatttggagtactatagactgccaaaagttataacaaatcaaggagaagagtgtaaaaaactgtctgaggaacaaatagcatttgtggttggccaaactgaactaggatttccagggcaagaatcttgacaacattcgtgttcttattatttcctgtcaggtaggtgaaatattaggctaatatcttaattaacactgcttgtacgtgtctttaccacctattcatttaagtttgtcaaaatattgcgccccttCCTGCTTACTAAGCCCTTCTCTATGATTTctatatgagtttatattttctGCTAAATGAAATTGTAAAAATTATACAATATAAATACACTAGTATATGTATACTTTTCATTAGTAGTACTTTAGTGCAATTgtgaaagtatactaaatacaacTGATATTTAAATTGATGTTTAGTACAGTGTACTACTGCAAAAATATAcagagttttattagtgtatttCTTAAAAGTAcgttttgaatgctttaaaaattgCTTCAATGTTAGTACTCTTGTAGATAGTTACCCtaagtttaaattaaattgattttttaaaaatatattagtaatgtaATAGTTAAAATTACATCATTATTCCCAAATGTGCTACTTAAGTAGACTTAATATAAATCTACgaattagcactaacacttaaatatattttaagtgtcGTCAGATAAATCAGAATTAAATtgattttacttaaaatatagtaataaagacaaaatgtgctacttaaaggattagttcactttcataacaacaatgcacagataatgtactcacccccttgtcatccaagatgttcatgtctttctttcctcagtcgtaaagaaattatgttttttttttgaggaaaacatttcaggatttctctctttataatggaaatggatggagccccgaagtttgaacttccgaaatgcagtttaaatgcactttaaatgcagcttcaaaaggctctaaacaatcccagccgatgaggaagggtcctatctagcgaaacgatcggttatttaaaaaaaaaaaaaaagacaatttatatactttttaacctcaaatgctcgtcttgtctcatctctgcgcagcacatGCGATCTCTGTGTGATTCTAGTGAATACAGTTAgagtacgtctaaaaactccgatctcatttatgtcttcaatgtcaaaatcgtcctacaatgcggtttttaccttttttgttaagggcgtttgagtttctttgaatgttcactttgtaaacactatgtccaTACTTTTGAAGCGATCTaaagcgattttgaagttagagaagaaaacgagatgggagtttttagacgtaccctaactgtattaagcTGAGACATCGCatgtgctgcgcagagatgagacaagacgagcatttgaagttaaaaagtaaatacattttcatttttttccgaaaataaccgatcgtttcgctagataagacccttcctcatcggctgggattgtttagagccttttgaagctgcatttaaagtgcatttaaactgcatttcggaagttcacaCTTCGAGGCGCCATCCatttccattataaagagagaaatcctgaaatgtttttctcaaaaaaacataatttctttacgactgaggaaagaaagacatgaacatcttggatgacaagggggttagaacattatctgtgcattgttgttatgaaagtgaactaatcctttaagtatacttaatattAATACACTAATTAGTACTACACTTATATTCCCAGGtgcacttagtgcacttccctacttacttaaagtgctttattttcatgcactaattttgtacttaatatactgaaagttaagtacttcttaagataaacttaagatcatctaagtgtactcaactgtgctattttgagacaccgtgaagatgaactaaaatgtgcttttaacatactatctcagcatttccgaaaatgtattttgttaccaattaaaacatatttcataaacctttaaatatgccaattatacataaaaatacacttattatttaattaaaatatatgaataatatataataaatctatACAAAGTGTATTTAtgtaatgtattgcccacatatttttattcataaatacgctttgtatacatttattatatattatt encodes:
- the LOC141299630 gene encoding caspase-7-like; translated protein: MFSCKIPFTANKRMKNRALIVSVENFYPGTGLGKRKGAKKDTQRLHKILSKLGFSVAIRMDIEADEIYEAFKAESKEAGKDCFVGVISSHGEEGVVFGADGCAVKLAEIYSYFGGPSMADKSKLFLIQACRGHELDGGAEVETDSSFSQDEDGMSELFSIPIDTAVMYATSPGYGAFMHPLGSVLIQTLCDLLENEGGPDLEITRLLTRLNYQVAYNFESRGKNFGGKKQMPCFVTRFTREVFPFMDRKMTAAEDSSLSFAATQLIDEPRRSRKSSIS